The DNA sequence AAAGGCTGCTGCCAAGGCCCAGTCGACTTTGGGGCAATGTTGTCAACTATTAAGAGCATTTACTGAACGCCATCATCATCTGCATTTTGTACTGAATACGTGTTAAATAAATGCTTACAATTTTCTTCCACTTCATTCTTCTGTTCTGATACCACGTTTTTACTTGTAGCTGACTAAGACCCAACGACTCTGCGAGGTCTATTCTGCAAATTTCAACATAAGAGTTTCAGAATTAATGCACAAAACATTTCACTGGCTGAAAAGATAATATGCGAGGATTAAATGTATCCAGAAAGGTATGTATGACGTGATTATATCTTCTGTATTCGCATTTAAACAatgattgttcacccctgagtTAAGTACAAAAAACACAATAGTTCATACCTGTCTGGTGTCGAGAGATACTTTTGCTTCTCAAAGCGTTTCTCGAGACCCATGAGCTGTAGTTCGGTGAAGACCGTTCGGCTCCTTCTACCTTTTTTCGTTTTATTGCCTCCATCCCCTCCGGGGTCTAGCTTACTGCGAAGATGGAGGTCCAGGGGCAGGTGATGAGAGCCGGAGCTGACCTGCAGACCTGGAGTTCCCGACAGGAGAGCGGATCCTAGAGGAGCTCCGAGGGAGCATGAGAGCGGCGACAGAGGAAACTTAAGGATACCCGCCTGCTCTTTCAAAACTGAAAAAGAAGTTGGAAATTAAGTTAGAATTCTTTTTTCAGCCACTTTTAATTAAGCCACGgacaaagtaataataataacaataataataaataagctAGCAatgacaacaataataatgaaaataataataatggaaatgtgcgataaattaaaaaaaaaacaagaaaatataGGCTATAATGAATAATGAATATTGCTCAACATATAGATACTATTTATTCATTAATTGAAACACGAATACAATTATTTTATGGAAACGCTTCTATGCTcggatataaattattttgttcAGTAACGAAACAGGCCTATATGATCCTATTTCCCAGCACTAAAGATATGCAAGGCGAACATACTATCCATGTCTTTTTAAGGGCTCGGAATGGCAGAATTACAAA is a window from the Brienomyrus brachyistius isolate T26 chromosome 8, BBRACH_0.4, whole genome shotgun sequence genome containing:
- the barx1 gene encoding homeobox protein BarH-like 1, translated to MQRSMDLGPHYYPAEAHPDHRSHRYRSFMIEEILTDHPDQKVPAPTGELLKFGVQALLSARPYHNHLVLKEQAGILKFPLSPLSCSLGAPLGSALLSGTPGLQVSSGSHHLPLDLHLRSKLDPGGDGGNKTKKGRRSRTVFTELQLMGLEKRFEKQKYLSTPDRIDLAESLGLSQLQVKTWYQNRRMKWKKIVLQGGGLESPTKPKGRPKKNSIPSSEQLSEQERSRDVDRQSDGSSSSHSDVNQEE